One genomic region from Mycobacterium basiliense encodes:
- a CDS encoding enoyl-CoA hydratase/isomerase family protein: MPLTYDDFPSLRCETNDNGVLDLVLDAPGLNSVGPQMHSDLADIWPVINRDPAVRVVLVRGAGNAFSSGGSFDLIDETIGDYEGRIRIMREARDLVLNLVNLDKPVVSAIRGPAVGAGLVVALLADISVAGRTAKLIDGHTKLGVAAGDHAAICWPLLVGMAKAKYYLLTCETLSGEEAERIGLVSTCVDDDDVLATATRLAQNLAGGAQDAIRWTKRSLNQWYRMFGPAFETSLGLEFIGFGGPDVREGLTAHREKRPARFTHGSDS, from the coding sequence ATGCCACTCACCTACGACGACTTTCCGAGCCTTCGCTGCGAGACCAACGACAATGGGGTGCTGGATCTGGTGCTCGATGCACCCGGGTTGAACTCGGTGGGGCCGCAAATGCACAGCGACCTCGCCGACATTTGGCCGGTGATCAACCGCGACCCTGCCGTACGCGTGGTCCTGGTCCGCGGCGCCGGCAACGCGTTCTCCTCGGGCGGCAGCTTCGACCTGATCGACGAAACGATCGGCGACTACGAGGGCCGGATCCGCATCATGCGCGAGGCCCGTGACCTGGTGCTCAACCTGGTCAACCTGGACAAGCCGGTGGTTTCGGCGATTCGCGGCCCAGCCGTGGGTGCCGGCCTGGTGGTGGCGTTACTCGCCGACATCTCGGTGGCGGGCCGAACGGCAAAACTCATCGACGGGCACACCAAGCTCGGGGTGGCCGCCGGCGACCACGCGGCGATCTGCTGGCCGCTGCTGGTGGGCATGGCCAAAGCCAAGTACTACCTACTGACCTGCGAGACGCTCTCCGGCGAAGAGGCCGAACGCATCGGACTGGTGTCGACCTGCGTCGACGACGATGACGTGCTCGCCACCGCGACCCGCCTCGCGCAGAATCTGGCGGGTGGTGCCCAAGATGCGATCCGTTGGACCAAGCGCAGCCTCAATCAGTGGTATCGGATGTTCGGCCCCGCCTTCGAGACCTCGCTAGGCCTGGAATTTATCGGGTTCGGCGGCCCTGACGTGCGGGAAGGCTTGACCGCCCACCGCGAGAAGCGCCCAGCGCGGTTCACCCACGGTTCCGACAGCTGA
- a CDS encoding ribonuclease D, which translates to MCPDLSPAEADPPDSTEPEPTPLLRPAHGIPELSVTASQIEDAAERLDRGSGPFAVDAERASGFRYSNRAYLIQIRRAGAGTVLIDPVSHGGDPLTVLRPVAEVLDTGEWILHSADQDLPCLAEVGMRPPALYDTELAGRLAGFDRVNLATMAQRLLGLGLAKGHGAADWSKRPLPPAWLNYAALDVELLIELRAAISEVLAAQGKTNWAAEEFEHLRSFETRWVPATARPDRWRRTSGIHKVRNPRGLAAVRELWTTRDRMAERRDIAPRRILPDSAIIDAAVADPKSIEDLVSLPVFGGRNQRRNAATWLAALETARQNSQPPEVAEPATGPPPPARWGRRKPEAAARLEAARAALAAVSEQVGVPTENLVTPDLVRRLCWDWAPDSAGDPVKIVDEFLRAGQARDWQRELVCPILATALTRALDAAADNDGENGPG; encoded by the coding sequence ATGTGCCCAGATCTGTCCCCTGCGGAGGCTGATCCGCCGGACAGCACCGAACCCGAGCCGACGCCGCTGCTGCGTCCGGCGCACGGGATACCAGAGCTGTCCGTAACCGCCAGTCAGATCGAAGACGCCGCAGAACGCCTGGATCGCGGCAGCGGCCCCTTCGCGGTAGACGCCGAACGGGCGTCGGGTTTTCGCTATTCCAACCGGGCCTATCTGATCCAGATCCGTCGAGCCGGCGCCGGGACCGTGCTCATCGATCCGGTCAGCCATGGCGGCGACCCGCTCACCGTCTTGCGGCCGGTCGCAGAAGTGCTCGACACTGGCGAGTGGATCCTGCACTCCGCCGACCAGGACCTGCCCTGTCTGGCGGAGGTCGGCATGCGTCCGCCGGCGCTCTATGACACCGAGCTCGCCGGACGTCTGGCCGGGTTCGATCGGGTGAACCTGGCGACCATGGCCCAGCGGTTGCTGGGCCTTGGTTTGGCCAAAGGCCACGGGGCGGCCGACTGGTCCAAGCGTCCGCTGCCGCCTGCCTGGCTCAACTATGCCGCCCTGGATGTGGAGCTGCTCATTGAACTGCGTGCAGCCATTTCGGAGGTGTTGGCGGCGCAGGGCAAGACGAACTGGGCGGCCGAAGAATTCGAGCATCTGCGGTCGTTCGAGACACGATGGGTCCCGGCGACCGCCCGGCCGGACCGCTGGCGACGCACTTCCGGTATCCACAAGGTGCGCAACCCGCGCGGGCTGGCCGCGGTTCGCGAGCTGTGGACGACACGCGACCGGATGGCCGAGCGTCGCGACATCGCACCGCGGCGCATTTTGCCGGACTCGGCGATCATCGATGCCGCGGTCGCCGACCCAAAATCGATCGAAGACCTGGTGTCGTTGCCGGTGTTTGGCGGGCGCAACCAGCGCCGCAATGCGGCGACCTGGTTGGCGGCGCTGGAAACGGCCAGGCAAAACTCGCAGCCGCCGGAGGTGGCCGAGCCGGCGACCGGACCACCTCCTCCCGCACGCTGGGGCAGGCGCAAACCCGAAGCCGCCGCCCGACTGGAGGCCGCCCGCGCGGCACTGGCAGCGGTGTCGGAGCAGGTGGGAGTGCCGACAGAAAACCTGGTCACACCCGACCTGGTACGGCGCTTGTGCTGGGATTGGGCACCGGATAGCGCCGGGGACCCGGTGAAGATTGTCGACGAATTCTTGCGCGCCGGTCAGGCGCGGGATTGGCAGCGCGAACTCGTGTGCCCCATCCTCGCGACCGCGTTGACCAGGGCTCTTGATGCCGCCGCGGACAACGATGGTGAGAACGGCCCTGGTTAG
- a CDS encoding class I SAM-dependent RNA methyltransferase — translation MPSSACGELTVVTGPPANGGSCVARHEGRVVFVRYALPGERVRVRITADRGSYWHAEVIEVLDPSPDRIESLCSIAGVDGAGCCDLAFAAPEAVRAIKADVVADQLRRLGGYGWSGVVEPLSDVGPTGWRTRVRLEVGADRRVGFHRYHSDELVSDLCCGQLPVAMLDGLAQRATADWPPGAHLHVALDADGERHAVLTVRQGRRTTAKVIEGNYHALQRVRRRSWRIPVTSFWQSHRDAAEVYSALVGDWVQPSAGMTAWDLYGGAGVFAAVLGDGVGASGQVLTVDTARAASGAARAALADLPQVEVLTDSVRRMLTAQRDGADIAVLDPPRSGAGREVIELLAAAEVPRIVHIGCEAASFARDVGLYLSHGYGIEKIKVFDAFPLTHHVECIALLSR, via the coding sequence GTGCCGTCATCCGCGTGTGGGGAACTGACCGTCGTCACGGGTCCGCCGGCGAATGGCGGCAGCTGCGTGGCACGCCACGAGGGTCGGGTTGTCTTCGTCCGCTACGCGTTGCCGGGGGAGCGGGTGCGGGTCAGGATCACCGCGGACCGCGGTTCCTATTGGCACGCAGAGGTTATCGAGGTGCTCGACCCGTCGCCGGATCGGATCGAGTCGTTGTGCTCGATCGCCGGGGTCGACGGCGCCGGCTGTTGTGATCTGGCGTTCGCCGCGCCGGAAGCGGTACGGGCGATCAAGGCCGACGTTGTGGCCGATCAGCTCCGACGGCTTGGTGGATACGGCTGGTCCGGCGTGGTTGAGCCGCTGTCGGATGTGGGCCCCACCGGTTGGCGTACCCGGGTTCGGCTTGAGGTGGGAGCCGACCGTCGGGTCGGCTTTCACCGCTATCACAGTGACGAGTTGGTATCCGATTTGTGTTGCGGGCAGTTGCCCGTCGCGATGTTGGATGGTCTGGCCCAGCGTGCCACGGCTGACTGGCCGCCTGGTGCTCACCTGCACGTGGCCCTCGACGCCGACGGCGAACGCCACGCCGTGCTCACGGTGCGCCAGGGCAGGCGAACCACCGCCAAGGTGATCGAAGGGAATTACCATGCGCTGCAGCGAGTGCGGCGGCGCAGTTGGCGGATCCCGGTCACCTCCTTTTGGCAGTCACACCGCGACGCGGCGGAGGTCTACAGCGCTTTGGTCGGGGACTGGGTACAGCCCAGCGCCGGCATGACGGCGTGGGATCTCTACGGTGGCGCGGGCGTTTTCGCCGCCGTGCTGGGCGACGGAGTGGGGGCGTCCGGACAGGTGTTGACCGTCGACACGGCACGCGCGGCGTCGGGGGCGGCGCGTGCCGCGCTGGCCGACCTGCCGCAGGTGGAGGTGCTTACCGATTCGGTGCGACGGATGCTCACCGCGCAACGGGACGGCGCTGACATTGCGGTGTTGGACCCACCGCGATCGGGCGCCGGGCGCGAAGTGATCGAGTTGCTGGCCGCCGCCGAGGTGCCTCGAATAGTTCATATCGGTTGCGAGGCAGCTTCTTTTGCCCGCGACGTCGGTCTGTACCTGAGCCATGGCTACGGCATCGAGAAGATCAAGGTGTTCGATGCATTTCCGCTCACCCACCACGTGGAATGCATTGCGCTGTTGAGCCGCTAG
- a CDS encoding ABC transporter ATP-binding protein, whose amino-acid sequence MRDLDPSVSDAVSEVIRVRGLTFSYPKAAMPAVRGMDFSVSRGEIFGFLGPSGAGKSTTQRILIGLLRGHGGEVAVWGKDPAAWGPDYYERIGVSFELPNHYQKLSGLENLQFFASLYAGPTLDPTELLDAVGLADDAHTRAGKYSKGMQMRLTFARSLLNDPELLFLDEPTAGLDPVNARTVKNMILDLKARGRTVFLTTHDMTTADELCDRVAFVVDGGIVASDRPAELKIARSRRLVRVEYRERRVGGGGLHTADFSMDNLADDPAFQSVLREHHVETIHSREASLDDVFVEVTGRRLS is encoded by the coding sequence ATGCGGGACCTCGACCCGTCAGTCTCGGACGCTGTGAGCGAGGTGATTCGCGTACGCGGGCTCACATTCAGCTATCCGAAGGCAGCAATGCCCGCGGTGCGCGGCATGGACTTCAGCGTTTCCCGCGGCGAGATCTTCGGGTTCCTGGGCCCCAGCGGTGCGGGTAAGTCGACCACGCAGCGAATTCTGATTGGGCTACTGCGCGGTCACGGCGGCGAGGTCGCGGTATGGGGAAAAGACCCCGCGGCTTGGGGACCCGACTACTACGAGCGCATCGGTGTGTCGTTCGAGCTGCCCAACCATTATCAAAAGCTCAGCGGGCTGGAGAACCTGCAGTTCTTCGCCTCGTTGTACGCCGGTCCCACGCTGGATCCCACGGAATTGCTCGATGCCGTCGGCCTCGCTGACGATGCCCACACCCGAGCGGGCAAGTACTCCAAGGGAATGCAGATGCGGCTGACCTTCGCCAGGTCATTGCTCAACGATCCCGAGCTGCTGTTCCTCGACGAACCGACCGCCGGACTGGATCCGGTCAATGCCCGCACGGTCAAGAACATGATTCTGGATCTGAAAGCGCGTGGCCGTACGGTGTTTCTTACCACCCACGACATGACCACCGCAGACGAATTGTGCGACCGAGTCGCGTTCGTCGTCGACGGCGGTATCGTGGCGTCCGACCGGCCTGCCGAGCTGAAGATCGCACGGAGCCGTCGGCTGGTCAGGGTCGAATACCGGGAGCGCCGAGTCGGCGGCGGGGGGCTGCACACGGCGGACTTTTCCATGGATAACTTGGCCGATGACCCAGCGTTCCAATCGGTGCTGCGCGAACACCACGTTGAGACCATCCACAGCAGGGAAGCCAGCCTCGACGACGTTTTCGTCGAAGTCACCGGCCGGCGGTTGTCGTGA
- a CDS encoding CBS domain-containing protein, producing the protein MRAEDIAEEFPVVSINSNALDAARMLAEHRLPGLLVTKTSGSPYAVLPASQVVRFIVPRYVQDDPSLAGVLNESMADRCAEKLRGKTVRDVLPDHLNDVPPVNADDTIIEVAAIMARLRSPLLAVVKDGGLHGVITASRLLGAALKP; encoded by the coding sequence ATGCGTGCTGAGGATATCGCCGAGGAATTCCCAGTAGTAAGCATCAACTCAAACGCGCTTGACGCTGCCCGCATGCTCGCGGAGCATCGGTTGCCCGGTTTGCTGGTCACCAAGACCTCGGGCAGCCCCTACGCGGTCTTGCCGGCATCGCAGGTAGTGCGCTTCATCGTGCCCCGCTATGTCCAGGACGATCCGTCGTTGGCCGGGGTGCTCAACGAATCGATGGCAGACCGCTGCGCGGAAAAGTTGCGCGGCAAGACGGTCCGAGATGTGCTGCCCGACCACCTCAACGATGTCCCGCCGGTGAATGCCGACGACACCATCATTGAGGTGGCCGCGATCATGGCGCGGCTGCGCAGCCCGCTACTCGCGGTGGTCAAGGACGGCGGGCTGCACGGGGTGATCACGGCATCACGCCTTCTGGGAGCGGCGCTCAAGCCTTGA
- a CDS encoding ABC transporter permease, producing MAGMPIRALAAFGRNDLRGTYRDPLLVMIVLAPVIWTSAVMLLTPRATNMLANRNGFDLVPYYPLILTAFLLLTSIIIVGGLAGFLVLDEVDAGTLTVLRVTPVPLWAFFAYRAATVMVVTTVYVVATMSFSGILEPSLVASLIPIGLLAGLSAVVTLLLILSVANNKIQGLAVLRALGMLIAGLPCLPWFIHSDWSFAFGVLPPYWAAKTFWVASGHGTWWPYLIAGTAYNLAIVWALFRRFHAKYVGAL from the coding sequence ATGGCCGGCATGCCGATTCGGGCCCTAGCGGCCTTTGGTCGCAACGACCTTCGTGGCACCTACCGCGATCCGCTATTGGTGATGATCGTTCTTGCACCTGTTATCTGGACCAGCGCCGTCATGCTGCTGACGCCGCGGGCTACCAACATGTTGGCCAACCGCAACGGGTTCGACCTGGTTCCCTACTATCCACTGATCTTGACCGCCTTTTTGTTGTTGACGAGCATCATCATCGTCGGTGGGCTGGCCGGGTTCCTGGTATTGGATGAGGTCGATGCCGGCACGCTAACGGTGCTGCGGGTTACCCCGGTACCGCTGTGGGCCTTTTTTGCCTATCGCGCGGCCACCGTGATGGTGGTGACCACCGTGTACGTCGTGGCAACGATGTCGTTCAGCGGAATACTCGAACCGTCCCTGGTGGCGTCGTTGATTCCGATTGGATTGCTGGCGGGTCTGTCGGCGGTGGTGACCTTACTGCTCATACTTTCGGTGGCGAACAACAAGATTCAGGGTTTGGCCGTTCTCCGTGCGTTGGGCATGTTGATCGCCGGCCTGCCCTGTCTGCCATGGTTCATCCACTCCGACTGGAGCTTCGCATTCGGAGTATTGCCACCATATTGGGCCGCCAAGACGTTCTGGGTGGCTAGCGGGCACGGCACCTGGTGGCCCTATCTCATTGCCGGCACCGCCTACAACCTTGCCATCGTGTGGGCGCTGTTTCGCCGTTTCCACGCCAAATATGTGGGGGCTCTCTGA
- a CDS encoding ArsB/NhaD family transporter, which translates to MSAIAIAVFSVVYALIASDRVSKTRAALAGAGIMLALGIVDSHDVFYSHDTGIDWDVIFLLLGMMIIVSVLRKTGVFEYIAIWAVKRANGSPLRIMILLVLVMAFGSALLDNVTTVLLIAPVTLLVCDRLAINAAPFLMAEVFASNIGGAATLVGDPPNIIIGSRAGLSFNDFLINMAPVVLIVLVIFVALLPRLFGSITVERERVADVMSLNEREAISDRKLLIKCGIVLLLVFTTFVAHPVLHIQPSVVALLGAGVLIVISGLAGRDYLASVEWETLLFFAGLFIMVGALVKTGVVDKLARASIELTGGNELFTVFLIIGVSAPISGIIDNIPFVATMTPIVTELVAVMPGQVNPDALWWALALGADFGGNLTAVGASANVVMLGIARRAGTPISFWEFTRKGVVVTTISLVVAALYLWLRYFVWS; encoded by the coding sequence GTGAGCGCCATCGCGATCGCGGTGTTCAGCGTGGTCTATGCGCTCATCGCCAGTGACCGGGTCAGCAAGACCCGGGCGGCGCTGGCGGGCGCGGGAATCATGCTGGCCTTGGGGATCGTCGACTCCCACGACGTGTTCTACTCCCACGACACCGGAATCGATTGGGACGTCATCTTTCTGCTACTGGGGATGATGATCATCGTCAGCGTGCTGCGAAAGACCGGTGTGTTTGAGTACATCGCGATCTGGGCCGTCAAACGCGCCAACGGTTCCCCGCTGCGCATCATGATTCTGTTGGTGCTGGTGATGGCGTTCGGCTCGGCGTTGCTGGACAACGTCACCACGGTGTTGCTGATCGCCCCGGTCACGCTGCTGGTGTGCGACCGGTTGGCGATCAACGCTGCGCCGTTTTTGATGGCCGAAGTCTTCGCATCCAACATCGGTGGCGCAGCGACCTTGGTCGGCGACCCACCCAACATCATCATCGGCAGCCGGGCAGGGCTGTCGTTCAACGACTTCCTGATCAACATGGCACCGGTCGTGCTCATCGTGCTGGTCATCTTCGTTGCCCTGCTACCCCGCTTGTTCGGCTCGATCACCGTCGAACGCGAGCGGGTCGCCGACGTCATGTCACTCAACGAGCGTGAAGCGATCAGCGACCGCAAGCTGCTCATCAAATGCGGCATCGTTTTGCTGCTGGTGTTCACCACCTTCGTCGCCCATCCGGTGCTGCATATCCAGCCGTCCGTCGTGGCCCTGTTGGGCGCCGGCGTGCTGATCGTGATCTCCGGGTTGGCTGGGCGCGATTACCTGGCCAGCGTCGAGTGGGAAACACTGCTGTTCTTCGCCGGATTATTCATCATGGTGGGAGCTCTGGTGAAGACCGGCGTCGTTGATAAGCTGGCGCGCGCGTCGATCGAACTGACCGGCGGTAACGAACTATTCACCGTGTTCTTGATCATCGGTGTCTCAGCGCCGATCTCCGGCATCATCGACAACATTCCCTTCGTCGCCACCATGACGCCCATCGTCACGGAACTGGTCGCGGTAATGCCCGGTCAGGTCAACCCCGACGCGCTGTGGTGGGCGCTGGCGCTAGGTGCCGACTTCGGCGGCAACCTTACCGCCGTCGGAGCCAGCGCCAACGTCGTCATGCTGGGCATCGCGCGGCGCGCAGGCACCCCCATCTCATTTTGGGAATTCACCCGCAAAGGCGTAGTGGTCACCACGATTTCGCTGGTGGTGGCCGCGTTGTACTTGTGGCTGCGCTATTTCGTGTGGAGTTGA
- the dxs gene encoding 1-deoxy-D-xylulose-5-phosphate synthase: MLQQIRGPADLQHLSQAQLAELASEIREFLIHKVAATGGHLGPNLGVVELTLALHRVFDSPHDPIIFDTGHQAYVHKMLTGRAQDFETLRKKGGLSGYPSRAESEHDWVESSHASAALSYADGLSKAFELSGHRNRHVVAVVGDGALTGGMCWEALNNIAASHRPVIIVVNDNGRSYAPTIGGVADHLATLRLQPGYEHVLEKGRDVLRAVPLIGEVCYHFLHSVKAGVKDSLAPQLLFTDLGLKYVGPVDGHDERAVEVALRSARGFGGPVIVHVATQKGMGYPPAEADEAEQMHSTVPINPLTGEATKVAAPGWTATFSDALIRYGKKRRDVVAITAAMPGPTGLTAFGKRFPDRLFDVGIAEQHAITSAAGLAMGGMHPVVAIYSTFLNRAFDQIMMDVALHRLPVTLVLDRAGITGSDGPSHNGMWDLSMLGIVPGIRVAAPRDATRLREELGEALDINDGPTALRFPKGDVGEDIPAVERREGVDVLAVPAGGLNHDVLLVAVGPFASMALAVAKRLHNQGIGVTVIDPRWVLPVSDAVRALAVQHKLVVTLEDGGVKGGVGSAVSSALRRAEIDVPCRDVGLPQQFYDHAARSELLADLGLTDQDVARRVTGWVAALGACVSEAEIKEHLD, from the coding sequence ATGCTGCAACAGATCCGTGGACCCGCCGATCTGCAGCACCTTTCTCAGGCTCAGCTAGCTGAGCTGGCTTCGGAGATCCGCGAGTTCTTGATCCACAAGGTCGCCGCGACGGGGGGGCACCTGGGACCCAATCTTGGGGTGGTCGAGCTGACGCTGGCGTTGCACCGGGTGTTCGATTCCCCGCACGATCCGATCATCTTCGATACCGGTCACCAGGCCTATGTCCACAAGATGCTGACCGGGCGCGCTCAGGACTTCGAAACGCTACGCAAAAAGGGCGGGTTATCGGGCTATCCGTCGCGCGCCGAAAGCGAACACGACTGGGTGGAATCCAGCCACGCCAGTGCGGCGTTGTCGTATGCGGACGGTCTGTCCAAGGCGTTCGAGTTAAGTGGGCACCGCAATCGGCATGTCGTCGCGGTGGTCGGCGACGGTGCGCTCACCGGCGGTATGTGCTGGGAGGCGCTGAACAACATCGCCGCGTCGCACCGGCCGGTGATCATCGTGGTCAACGACAACGGACGCAGCTACGCGCCGACGATCGGCGGCGTCGCCGACCACCTGGCCACGCTGCGGCTACAGCCCGGCTACGAGCATGTGCTGGAAAAAGGCCGCGATGTGCTGCGCGCGGTGCCGCTGATCGGCGAGGTTTGCTATCACTTCCTGCACAGCGTCAAAGCCGGCGTCAAGGACTCTTTGGCACCACAGCTGCTGTTCACCGACCTGGGGTTGAAGTACGTCGGCCCGGTTGATGGTCATGACGAGCGGGCAGTGGAGGTCGCGTTGCGCAGCGCCCGCGGCTTCGGCGGTCCGGTGATCGTGCATGTTGCTACTCAAAAAGGGATGGGATACCCGCCGGCGGAGGCCGACGAGGCCGAGCAGATGCACTCCACCGTCCCGATCAACCCACTGACCGGGGAGGCCACCAAGGTGGCAGCGCCGGGCTGGACGGCGACCTTTTCCGATGCCCTCATCAGGTACGGCAAGAAACGGCGTGACGTCGTAGCGATCACCGCGGCCATGCCCGGCCCCACCGGGCTGACCGCGTTCGGGAAACGCTTCCCCGATCGGTTGTTCGATGTCGGTATCGCCGAACAACACGCGATCACTTCGGCGGCCGGGTTGGCGATGGGCGGCATGCATCCCGTGGTCGCGATCTATTCGACGTTTCTCAACAGGGCGTTCGACCAAATCATGATGGATGTGGCACTACACAGGTTGCCTGTCACCCTCGTGCTGGACCGAGCGGGCATCACCGGTTCGGATGGCCCCAGCCACAACGGCATGTGGGATTTGTCGATGCTGGGCATCGTTCCCGGCATCCGGGTGGCCGCGCCGCGCGATGCCACTCGGTTACGTGAGGAACTGGGCGAGGCGCTCGACATCAACGACGGTCCCACCGCCTTGCGGTTCCCCAAAGGCGATGTGGGCGAAGATATTCCAGCCGTCGAGCGGCGGGAAGGTGTGGATGTGCTCGCCGTGCCGGCCGGTGGCTTAAACCACGACGTGCTGCTGGTAGCGGTCGGCCCATTCGCGTCGATGGCGTTGGCCGTGGCCAAGCGGCTGCACAATCAGGGGATCGGTGTGACGGTCATCGACCCGCGGTGGGTGCTGCCGGTCTCCGATGCTGTCCGCGCCCTGGCGGTGCAGCACAAACTGGTCGTGACGCTGGAGGACGGCGGCGTCAAGGGTGGCGTGGGGTCAGCGGTGTCGTCGGCGCTGAGACGTGCCGAGATCGACGTGCCCTGCCGCGATGTCGGACTGCCGCAACAGTTTTACGATCATGCGGCGCGCAGTGAACTGCTGGCCGACCTGGGGTTGACGGATCAGGACGTGGCCCGCCGGGTCACCGGTTGGGTCGCCGCGCTGGGCGCTTGCGTCTCGGAAGCCGAGATCAAAGAACATCTCGACTAA
- a CDS encoding fluoroquinolone export ABC transporter permease subunit: MTRLLTALRLETTLQARQRFLHAAVFSGLIWLAVLLPMPAGLRRVAEPYVLAGDITIIGFFFVAGTVFFEKQERTLSAVIASPLRFGEYLAAKLAVLLTISLGVAVVVATSAHGLSYHLAPMIVAVVLGTLLMLLVSFISCLPFGSISDWFLAATLPLAVMDLPVLYYSGLWTNPVLYLLPMQGPFLLLGSAFDQMSLAPWQVGYAVWYPTICVVGLYRVAKTVFARHIVATGGGGR, from the coding sequence GTGACTCGCCTGCTGACTGCGCTGCGGCTGGAGACGACGTTGCAGGCCCGTCAGCGATTCCTGCATGCGGCGGTATTTTCCGGCCTGATCTGGTTGGCCGTGTTGCTGCCCATGCCGGCCGGCCTGCGCCGGGTCGCCGAGCCCTATGTGCTCGCCGGCGACATCACCATCATCGGGTTCTTCTTCGTGGCCGGCACCGTCTTTTTCGAAAAGCAGGAGCGCACGCTGAGCGCGGTTATCGCCAGCCCGCTACGATTCGGAGAATACTTGGCCGCCAAACTGGCTGTCTTGCTGACGATCTCGCTAGGTGTGGCCGTGGTGGTGGCCACCAGTGCCCATGGGCTCTCGTATCATCTCGCGCCGATGATCGTCGCCGTGGTGCTGGGAACGTTGCTGATGCTGCTGGTCAGCTTCATCAGTTGCTTGCCGTTCGGCTCGATTAGCGACTGGTTTCTGGCGGCGACTCTCCCGCTCGCGGTGATGGACCTGCCTGTTCTGTACTACTCCGGGCTGTGGACCAATCCGGTGTTGTATCTGCTGCCCATGCAAGGACCTTTTCTACTACTCGGTTCGGCCTTCGACCAGATGAGCCTGGCGCCGTGGCAGGTCGGCTACGCCGTCTGGTACCCGACGATCTGCGTGGTCGGACTGTATCGGGTGGCCAAGACGGTGTTCGCTCGCCACATCGTCGCCACCGGCGGGGGAGGACGGTAA
- a CDS encoding ArsB/NhaD family transporter yields MSAVAICIFVVAYALIASERVNKTLVALAGAAIVVMLPAINSEDVFYSHETGIDWDVIFLLLGMMIIVSVLRQTGVFEYVAIWAAKRARGKPLRIMILLVIVTAIASALLDNVTTVLLIAPVTLLVCDRLVINPAPFLMAEAFASNIGGTATLVGDPPNIVIASRGGLTFNEFLVHLAPIVIIVMAVFILMLPRLFPGAFTADPERVADVMSLEEKEAIRDRGLLIKCGIVLVLVFAAFISNSALHIKPSMIALLGAGILVVVSQLEHSEYLASVEWDTLLFFVGLFVMVGALVKTGVVKQVAQMAVTATGGNTLLATMVILAASLVISGIVNNVPYAATMTPIVAELVPVLVDKGNPDVLWWALALGTDFGGNLTAIGASANVIVLGIAKRSDNPISFWEFTRKGIVVTTMSLVLAAIYLWVRYFVLN; encoded by the coding sequence ATGAGCGCCGTCGCCATCTGCATATTTGTAGTCGCCTACGCGCTGATCGCCAGCGAACGCGTCAACAAGACGCTGGTTGCGCTGGCGGGCGCGGCCATCGTGGTCATGCTGCCGGCCATCAATTCCGAGGACGTCTTCTACTCCCACGAGACCGGAATCGACTGGGACGTCATCTTTTTGCTGCTGGGCATGATGATCATCGTCAGCGTGCTGCGGCAGACCGGTGTCTTCGAATACGTTGCGATCTGGGCGGCCAAACGCGCCCGCGGCAAACCATTGCGGATCATGATCCTGCTGGTAATCGTGACCGCGATCGCATCGGCCCTGCTGGACAACGTCACCACGGTGTTGCTGATCGCCCCGGTCACGCTGTTGGTATGCGACCGACTGGTGATCAACCCGGCGCCGTTCTTGATGGCCGAGGCGTTCGCGTCGAACATCGGCGGCACCGCGACATTGGTCGGCGATCCACCCAACATCGTCATCGCCAGCCGGGGGGGACTGACGTTCAACGAGTTCCTTGTTCACCTGGCCCCGATCGTGATCATCGTGATGGCCGTGTTCATCCTGATGCTGCCGCGCCTGTTTCCCGGCGCCTTCACCGCTGATCCCGAGCGCGTCGCCGACGTCATGTCGCTGGAAGAAAAGGAGGCCATTCGCGATCGTGGCCTGCTGATCAAGTGCGGCATTGTCCTGGTACTGGTGTTCGCGGCCTTCATCTCGAACTCGGCTCTGCACATCAAGCCTTCGATGATTGCGCTGCTGGGCGCCGGAATCCTGGTCGTCGTTTCCCAGCTCGAGCACTCCGAATATCTGGCCAGCGTGGAGTGGGACACGCTGCTGTTCTTCGTGGGTCTGTTCGTCATGGTCGGGGCCCTGGTGAAGACGGGCGTCGTCAAGCAAGTGGCGCAAATGGCGGTGACCGCGACCGGCGGCAATACCTTGCTGGCCACAATGGTCATCCTGGCCGCGTCCTTGGTGATCAGCGGGATCGTCAACAACGTTCCCTACGCGGCAACCATGACCCCGATCGTCGCCGAGCTGGTGCCGGTGCTGGTCGACAAGGGAAACCCGGACGTGCTGTGGTGGGCCCTGGCGCTGGGCACCGACTTCGGTGGCAACCTCACCGCCATCGGCGCCAGCGCCAACGTCATTGTCCTGGGTATCGCCAAGCGGTCGGACAATCCCATCTCGTTCTGGGAATTCACCCGCAAGGGCATCGTGGTCACGACGATGTCGCTGGTGCTGGCCGCCATCTACCTCTGGGTGCGCTACTTCGTGTTGAATTGA